GGTGGCTCAGCCGCCCAGGTCGGCGAGGATGCGTTGGGCGGCGTTGTGTCCGGCGGCACCGATCACGCTGCCCGCAGGGTGGCAGCCCGCGCTGCCTGCGTACACCCCGTCGACCCCCGTGGCGTACGGCATCCGGTCGGTGAACGAGACGGTGTTGTCGACGTGGTGGATGTGTCCGCCGGTGATGCCGAAGTGCGCCTCGATGCCGGGCGGTGGCAGGGGCACCGCGTCGGCGATCAGATCGCCGGTGCCGGGGGCGTACCGTTCGCAGATCTCCACCAGCCGGTCGACGTACCCGGGTAGGGCCGCGTCCCAGGTGGTGCCGGTCAGCTCGTACGGCACGGACTGGACGAACAGTGCCGACGAGTGGTGCCCGTCCGGGTCGGCCAGGGACGGGTCGACGGTGGTGTGCAGGTACCACTCGATGGTCGGCTCCTGCGGTAGCCGTCCGGCCTGCACGTCGGCCCACATCGCGCGCAGCGCCGCCATCGGCGACTCGCCCCCGCCGCCGGCCAGCGACGCCGATCCGGGCAGCAGGTGGATGGTGGACCCGAACGGGCTGGGCGCGTCCGGCGGCAGGCAGGAGAAGCGGGGCAGATCGCGCAGGGCCAGGTTGAGCTTGAGCGTGGTGCCGGTGCGCCGGACCGCCGTCATCCGCGCGCCGAGTTCGGCCGGCAACGCGCCGTCGGGCAGCAGCGCCATCAGCCGGTACGGGTCGCAGGCGCCCAGCACCACCTCTGCCTCGACCTGCCGCCCGTCGGCGAGGACGACTCCGGAGGCGGCACCGCCGTCGAGGGTGATCGCGGTGACCGGGGCGCCGGTGACGATCCGGGCGCCGGAGGCACGCGCCGCGTCGGCGAAGGTACGCGACACGGTGCCCATCCCGCCCTCGGCGATCATCCAGGTGCCGTCCGAGCCGGGGAGCCGGCACATGTTGTGCACCAGGAAGTTGTGCCCGGTGCCGGGGTCGTCCGGGCCGGCGTTGAGGCCGGACAGGCCGTCGGTGACCGCGTACATGCTGACCAGCAGTTCGGAACGGAAGTCGAAGCGGGCAAGGTAGTCGGCGACCGAGCCGCGTACCAGGTCGACGAAGACCTGCCGCAGTTCGGGCCGCACGTAGCGGTCGGCGGTCTCCTCGGCGGGCAGCGGTTCGGCCAGCCAGGCGGGGGCGAGGTCCGTGCGCAGGGCGGCCAGTTCGGCCTGCAACGCGTCGTCGGCGGCCACGTCGGCGGGGGAGAAGAACTCGGCGAGCTGGGCCCGGGTGGCGGCGTCGTCGGTGCCGAAGAGGAGGTACGGCGATCCGACGCCGCCCGGGGTGGGCAGGAAGTAGTGCGGGTCGCGGCGACGCACCGGGATGCGCACGTCGAGCGCGGACAGCAGCTCCGGCGGCATCAGCCCGAGCAGGTACGAGCCGGTGGAGTGGCGCAGCCCGGGCACCTTGGGGAAGGGGTTCTCGGTGCGGGTGGCTCCGCCGATCACGTCGGCGGCCTCCAGCACGAGCACGTCCAGGCCGGCCCGGGACAGCAGGATGGCGGAGACCAACCCGTTGTGTCCGGATCCGACGACCACCACGTCCGTGCGCCCGGGAACCTCACCCCTCATCCCCGCACCCTAACCCGTCCGCACCTGGTCCGGGCTCAGTTGATCATGCCGGTGACGGGGCCGGTGAGCCGTCGTCGGCGCGGGCGGCGCGGCGGGTACGCCAACCGGCCAGCGCCAGCGTGGCGGAGTAGCCGGCCAGCACGATCACGTGGAAGAGATAGAGCCAGAGCAGCACCGCCACGGCGGCACCGACCTCGACCAGGCCGCCGAAGGGCACGCCCAGGTCGAGCGGGAGCGAGGCGAACAGCACGAAACCGTGCAGGAAGCCGGAGAGGTTGGCGGCGGTGAACGACCCGACCGCCAACGTGGAGAGCCAGTCCGGCGACGCCGGGCCGACCACCCGGAAGACCCAGACCAGCACCGGCGTGAGCACCAGCCACACCGCCAGGAAGGAGAGCACCACGCCGAGCGCGCCGGCCCAGCCGCCCCGCCGGACCAGCTCGGTGGTGGTCGGGAGCGCCAGCAGGATCGACAGCAGCAGGGCCGGTGCCGGGGCGAGCAGCGGCAGCAGCAGCACCCGGCCCCGCCAGCCGACCAGGTGCTCGTCGGAGCGGGGCGCGGCGACCGAGACGAACGCCCGACGCAACCCCTCGCCGTAGAGCGACGCGGGCAGCAGCGCGGCCAGCGCCAGCCACGGCGTCAGACCCACCCCGGCGTCGACCAGGGCGGCCACCGCGTGGGGCGCGCCGATGGCGTCCGGCAGGGCCTCCACGGCGTACGAGGTGAGCCGGCGCACCCGGTCGCCTCCGGCGAGCAGCGCGGTGAGCCAGATCGCCAGCAGCGCCACCGGCACCACCGCGATGCCCCCGTAGAAGGTGATCGCGGCGGCATGCAGGGACAGGTCCCGTCCGCGTACCGGGCGGAAGGCGGCCCGGGTGATCCGTCTGGTTCGTTGCCACGCACCGCCCATCCCGCTTCTCTTCCCCCTCGCGGCTGCGCCCACGCCTGGTGTCGCCGGCAGCACACCCAACGCGCGGCGGTCGGCGTCGTTACGATCGGCGGCCATGACCGTGGACGTGACCGAGCGCCTGCTGCTGCGCGAGTGGCGGGACACGCCGGACGAGCTGAGCCGGCTCTACGACCTCTACTCCCGCGAGGACGTGATGCGTTGGCTGGGCGGGGGAGCGGGACGACTGACCGAGCCCGACCAGGCGGCCTCCCGGCTGGCCGCCTGGCGGGAGCGGTACGCCCCGTACGCCGGCCGGTACGGCCTCTGGGCGATCGAGGTCCGGGAGACCGGAGTGGTGGCGGGCAGCGTACTGCTCAAGCCGTTGCCCGGGGCCGACGGCATGACGCCGACCGACGACATCGAGGTGGGCTGGCACCTGCACCCCGACTCGTGGGGGCACGGCTACGCCACCGAGGCGGCCCGGGCGGTGTTGTCCCGCGAGTTCGCCACCGGCACCGAGCGGGTGTACGCCGTGGTGATGCCGGGCAACGAGCGGTCCACGGCGGTCTGCCGCCGGCTCGGCATGACCCACCTGGGCCGGCGCACCGACTGGTACGGCGGCACCGAGGTGGAGACCTTCGTGCTGACGCCCCACCAACTGTCGACGTAGGACGGTCTCCGCATCATGGCGATCCTCCCCACACACCGGCTGTCGCGAGACCGCGTCGAGGTGCGCACCGTCGCCGAGGCCGAGCACGTCCAGCAGGAGTTGCGCCGGCACCTCGACCTGACCACCGACCCGGCGACCGAGCCGACCCTGGTGGCCGGCGTCGACGTCTCCTACGACAAGACCTCCACCCGGGTCACCGCCGCCGCCGTGCTCGTCGACCTGACCAGCGGCGTCGAGGTGGAGACCGTCGTCGTCCCCGGCGAGGTGACGTTCCCGTACATCCCCGGGCTGCTGGCCTTCCGCGAGGTGCCGATGCTGCTCACCGCGCTGGACAGGCTCGACCGTAGTCCCGACACCGTGGTCTGCGACGGGTACGGCATCGCCCACCCACGGCGGTTCGGGCTGGCCTGCCACCTGGGCGTGGTGACCGGCCTGCCCACCTTCGGCGTGGCCAAGACCCCCTTCGTCGGCACGTACGCCGAGCCCGGTCCGCGCCGGGGCGACCGGTCGGTACTGCGCGACGGTGACGAGGTGCTCGGCCACGCCCTGCGTACGCAGACCGACGTCAAGCCGGTCTTCGTCTCCGTGGGCCACCGCACCGACCTGGACCGGGTGACCGCGTTGACGCTGACGTTGAGCCCGCGCTACCGCCTGCCGGACGTGATCCGTCGCGCCGACTTCCTGTCCCGCGAAGCCCTTCGTCAGGACACGTCCGGTCCCTACACCTCGTGAGACATCGGCGGTGGCGTTTCCGCGCAGAAATGGAGCCATGCCGGCTGGCGGGTCGACGTGATCGCGCCGACAGGTGACCTTCCCGGTGCGCGGTCCCGACCGGCTCTCCCGCGCCATTCGCGGCACCCCGTCACCACCCTCGTCGATCATGGAGTTGTGCACGCCGCAAAAGCCGTGAACCAGCGCGAAGTGTCGCCCACAACTCCATGATCGCGGGCAACCACAGCTTCGCGAACCCTGGACCTTTGATCGTCGGGCTCACCCGGGGCGTCGTCGGGTGAGGTGGGTAGATCTGTTGTCGCTGGGACGACAACAGATCTACCCACCTCGCCTTGGCAGGTCGCGTCTCCTCGTGCTGAGCGCGCTCCGCCGACGGCACCCACGCAGCCCGGTCTCGGGCACCGGTCGGTCGAGTGCGCCGAACGGCGGTGGTCGGACAGTTCGCGCGATGGCGTACGGCGCGGTCTGCGATGGCCGACCTGTGCGAGGCGTGCGGTGCGGGCTGCGGCGGTCGGCGTGCGGTGCGGTCTGCGATGGTCCGGCAGAGTCGAGTGGCGAGCGGTGCACCGCTGGGGTGTAGGTGTTAGCAGGGGACCCGTGCTCTACCGGAGGCGTTAATAAGGTGCCCTTCCTTGCACCAAGGCGGCGTGGTGAACAATGGCGGCGTGAACTCCCCCCGCGATCTTGTGCTGTTGGGTAGTACGGGTTCGATCGGTACCCAGGCCATCGACATCGTGCGGCGTAATCCTGACCGGTTCCGGGTGGTGGCGCTCGGTGCCGGTGGCGGCAACGTCGCGCTGCTCGCCGCCCAGGCTCTGGAACTCGGTGTCGAGGCGGTCGGGGTGGCCAAGGCGTCCGCCGCGCAGGATCTCCAGCTCGCGTTCTATGCCGAGGCGAGTCGACGGGGCTGGACCAGCGGTGACTTCAAGCTGCCCAAGATCGTGGCCGGGCCGGACGCGATGAGCGAGCTGGCGCAGTGGCCGTGCGACGTCGTGCTCAACGGGGTGGTGGGGTCGCTGGGGCTCGCGCCGACGCTGGCCGCGCTGCGCGCCGGGCGTACGCTCGCGCTGGCCAACAAGGAGTCCCTGGTGGCCGGCGGCTCGCTGGTCAAGGCGGCGGTGACGCGGCCGGAGCAGATCGTCCCGGTGGACTCGGAGCACTCGGCGCTGGCGCAGTGTCTGCGCGGCGGCAGTCGGGGTGAGGTGCGGCGGCTGGTGGTCACCGCCAGCGGCGGGCCGTTCCGGGGGAAGCGACGCGACGAGTTGACGGCGGTGACGCCGGACCAGGCGCTTGCGCACCCGACCTGGAACATGGGGCCGGTGGTCACGATCAACTCGGCGACCATGGTCAACAAAGCGCTGGAGGTGATCGAGGCGCACGAGCTGTTCGACGTGCCGTACGCCGACATCACCGTGATGGTGCACCCGCAGTCGGTGATCCACTCGATGGTCGAGTTCGTGGACGGCTCGACGCTGGCCCAGGCCAGTCCGCCGGACATGCGGCTGCCGATCGCGCTGGGTCTGGGCTGGCCGGACCGGGTGGCCGACGCCGCCGCTGCCGTCGACTGGACCACGGCCCACACCTGGGAGTTCGCGCCGCTGGACGACGAGGCGTTCCCGGCGGTGGCGCTGGCCAAGGCGGCCGGCGAGACGGGGCGCTGCCGACCGGCGATCTACAACGCGGCCAACGAGGAGTGCGTCGCGGCGTTCGTCGCCGGGCGACTGCCGTTCCTCGGCATCGTGGACACGCTGAAGCGGGTGTTGGAGGACGCTCCCGATTTCGACGAACCGGGTACCGTCGAGGACGTACTCGAAGCCGAGTCGTGGGCGCGCGGGCACGCGCAGGAGATCATCGCTGCTGCGGTGGAAGGAGCTTGATGTCGTTCGCGTTCGGGGTGGTGCTGTTCGCCCTCGGCATCCTCATCTCGGTGAGCCTGCACGAGGCGGGCCACATGGTCACCGCCAAGGCCTTCGGGATGAAGGTCACCCGCTACTTCGTCGGTTTCGGCCCCACCATCTTCTCCTTCAAGAGGGGCGAGACCGAGTACGGCCTCAAGGGCATCCCGCTCGGCGGCTTCTGCAAGATCGTCGGTATGACACCGCAGGACGACGACGTCGAGCCCGGTGACGAGAAGCGTGTGAT
Above is a window of Verrucosispora sp. NA02020 DNA encoding:
- a CDS encoding NAD(P)/FAD-dependent oxidoreductase codes for the protein MRGEVPGRTDVVVVGSGHNGLVSAILLSRAGLDVLVLEAADVIGGATRTENPFPKVPGLRHSTGSYLLGLMPPELLSALDVRIPVRRRDPHYFLPTPGGVGSPYLLFGTDDAATRAQLAEFFSPADVAADDALQAELAALRTDLAPAWLAEPLPAEETADRYVRPELRQVFVDLVRGSVADYLARFDFRSELLVSMYAVTDGLSGLNAGPDDPGTGHNFLVHNMCRLPGSDGTWMIAEGGMGTVSRTFADAARASGARIVTGAPVTAITLDGGAASGVVLADGRQVEAEVVLGACDPYRLMALLPDGALPAELGARMTAVRRTGTTLKLNLALRDLPRFSCLPPDAPSPFGSTIHLLPGSASLAGGGGESPMAALRAMWADVQAGRLPQEPTIEWYLHTTVDPSLADPDGHHSSALFVQSVPYELTGTTWDAALPGYVDRLVEICERYAPGTGDLIADAVPLPPPGIEAHFGITGGHIHHVDNTVSFTDRMPYATGVDGVYAGSAGCHPAGSVIGAAGHNAAQRILADLGG
- the dxr gene encoding 1-deoxy-D-xylulose-5-phosphate reductoisomerase, producing MNSPRDLVLLGSTGSIGTQAIDIVRRNPDRFRVVALGAGGGNVALLAAQALELGVEAVGVAKASAAQDLQLAFYAEASRRGWTSGDFKLPKIVAGPDAMSELAQWPCDVVLNGVVGSLGLAPTLAALRAGRTLALANKESLVAGGSLVKAAVTRPEQIVPVDSEHSALAQCLRGGSRGEVRRLVVTASGGPFRGKRRDELTAVTPDQALAHPTWNMGPVVTINSATMVNKALEVIEAHELFDVPYADITVMVHPQSVIHSMVEFVDGSTLAQASPPDMRLPIALGLGWPDRVADAAAAVDWTTAHTWEFAPLDDEAFPAVALAKAAGETGRCRPAIYNAANEECVAAFVAGRLPFLGIVDTLKRVLEDAPDFDEPGTVEDVLEAESWARGHAQEIIAAAVEGA
- a CDS encoding endonuclease V translates to MAILPTHRLSRDRVEVRTVAEAEHVQQELRRHLDLTTDPATEPTLVAGVDVSYDKTSTRVTAAAVLVDLTSGVEVETVVVPGEVTFPYIPGLLAFREVPMLLTALDRLDRSPDTVVCDGYGIAHPRRFGLACHLGVVTGLPTFGVAKTPFVGTYAEPGPRRGDRSVLRDGDEVLGHALRTQTDVKPVFVSVGHRTDLDRVTALTLTLSPRYRLPDVIRRADFLSREALRQDTSGPYTS
- a CDS encoding YhjD/YihY/BrkB family envelope integrity protein; the encoded protein is MGGAWQRTRRITRAAFRPVRGRDLSLHAAAITFYGGIAVVPVALLAIWLTALLAGGDRVRRLTSYAVEALPDAIGAPHAVAALVDAGVGLTPWLALAALLPASLYGEGLRRAFVSVAAPRSDEHLVGWRGRVLLLPLLAPAPALLLSILLALPTTTELVRRGGWAGALGVVLSFLAVWLVLTPVLVWVFRVVGPASPDWLSTLAVGSFTAANLSGFLHGFVLFASLPLDLGVPFGGLVEVGAAVAVLLWLYLFHVIVLAGYSATLALAGWRTRRAARADDGSPAPSPA
- a CDS encoding GNAT family N-acetyltransferase; this encodes MTVDVTERLLLREWRDTPDELSRLYDLYSREDVMRWLGGGAGRLTEPDQAASRLAAWRERYAPYAGRYGLWAIEVRETGVVAGSVLLKPLPGADGMTPTDDIEVGWHLHPDSWGHGYATEAARAVLSREFATGTERVYAVVMPGNERSTAVCRRLGMTHLGRRTDWYGGTEVETFVLTPHQLST